One segment of Cyprinus carpio isolate SPL01 chromosome A17, ASM1834038v1, whole genome shotgun sequence DNA contains the following:
- the LOC109059077 gene encoding ubiquitin thioesterase zranb1-B isoform X2 has protein sequence MTDFGLKWSCEYCTYENWPSAIKCTMCRAQRHNAPIITEEPFKSSSSLDPQLCTTQLICPDSSARPRVRITDELPETSSKWSCHMCTYLNWPRAIRCTQCLSQRHQGSQHGPLSPSEAPQTSDSGSRPSLVIPDPCEEYNDRNRLNMHAQRWPCSACTYENWPKSLRCVVCDHPKPSSSPEAPQQDSEAESATSPSIVNEQERDNLRTAGGGGVSRGRQRKLSPPTCKGQAEVKIELASGAVGSDNEQEADFKKLKQIRNRMRRSDWLFLNACAGVVEGDLAAVEAYKSSGGDIARQLTADEVSQQTAKCIPALVCPELTEQIRREVAAALHRRKGEFPCYFFTDLVTFTLPADIEDLPPNVQEKLFDEVLDRDVQKELEEESPIINWSLELGTRLDSRLYALWNRTAGDCLLDSVLQATWGIYDKDSVLRKSLNDSLHDCSHWFYTRWKEWESWYSQSFGLHFSLREEQWQEDWAFILSLASQPGASLEQTHVFVLAHILRRPIIVYGVKYYKSFRGETLGYTRFQGVYLPLLWEQSFCWKSPIALGYTRGHFSALVAMENDGYDNRGAGANLNTDDDVTVTFLPLVDSERKLLHIHFLSAQEMGTEEQQERMLRQWMDCCVTEGGVLVAMQKSSRRRNHPLVTQMVEKWLDGYRQLAACPTLSDGEEEEEDEDE, from the exons ATGACAGATTTTGGCTTGAAGTGGAGCTGCGAGTACTGCACCTACGAGAACTGGCCATCCGCCATCAAATGCACCATGTGTCGGGCCCAAAGGCACAACGCACCCATCATCACAGAGGAACCCTTCAAGAGCAGCTCCAGTCTGGACCCGCAGCTCTGCACCACCCAGCTCATCTGCCCCGACTCTAGCGCCCGGCCTCGGGTCCGGATCACAGACGAGCTGCCAGAGACCAGCAGCAAATGGTCCTGCCACATGTGCACCTATCTGAACTGGCCCCGCGCAATTCGCTGCACGCAGTGCCTCAGTCAGAGGCATCAGGGCTCCCAACACGGCCCGCTCAGTCCGTCTGAAGCCCCACAGACATCGGACTCAGGGTCCAGACCTTCCCTGGTCATCCCGGACCCATGCGAGGAGTATAACGATCGGAATCGGCTCAACATGCACGCGCAGCGATGGCCGTGCTCGGCTTGCACCTATGAGAACTGGCCAAAGAGTTTGAGGTGTGTGGTTTGCGACCACCCTAAACCCAGCAGTTCGCCCGAGGCGCCTCAGCAGGATTCAGAGGCGGAGAGTGCCACGTCCCCATCGATAGTGAACGAGCAGGAACGGGATAACCTAAGGACAgcggggggagggggggtgagCAGGGGCAGACAGAGGAAACTCTCTCCACCTACGTGTAAAGGGCAGGCGGAGGTGAAGATCGAGCTGGCGTCGGGAGCAGTGGGCAGCGATAACGAGCAGGAGGCGGACTTTAAAAAACTCAAACAGATCCGGAATAGGATGCGGAGAAGCGACTGGCTCTTCCTGAACGCCTGCGCTG GTGTTGTGGAGGGGGATCTGGCCGCTGTGGAGGCGTACAAGTCATCCGGTGGTGATATCGCACGTCAGCTGACCGCAGACGAG GTGTCTCAGCAGACGGCGAAGTGTATACCGGCTCTGGTGTGTCCTGAGTTAACAGAACAGATCCGCCGAGAGGTGGCAGCAGCACTTCACAGGCGTAAAGGAGAGTTTCCCTGTTACTTCTTCACTGACCTCGTCACCTTCACGTTACCAGCAG aTATTGAAGACCTTCCCCCAAATGTTCAAGAAAAACTGTTCGATGAGGTCCTGGATCGAGATGTACAAAAAG AGCTGGAAGAGGAGTCTCCCATCATTAACTGGTCTCTGGAGCTGGGCACACGTCTGGACAGCCGGCTGTATGCTCTGTGGAACCGAACCGCTGGAGATTGCCTTCTGGATTCAGTGTTACAAGCCACGTGGGGAATTTACGACAAAGACTCTGTCCTGAGAAAAAGCCTCAACGACAGCTTACACGACTGCTCTCACTG gTTCTACACTCGCTGGAAAGAGTGGGAGTCCTGGTATTCCCAGAGCTTTGGTTTGCACTTCTCTCTGCGGGAGGAGCAGTGGCAGGAGGACTGGGCGTTTATTCTGTCATTAGCTAGTCAG CCGGGTGCGAGTTTAGAGCAGACACACGTGTTTGTCTTGGCACACATCCTTCGGAGGCCTATCATAGTGTACGGTGTGAAATATTACAAGAGCTTCAGAGGAGAGACGCTGGGATACACGCGCTTTCAGG GTGTATACCTGCCTCTATTATGGGAGCAGAGTTTCTGCTGGAAGAGCCCTATCGCCCTGGGTTACACACGCGGACACTTTTCTGCCCTGGTTGCCATGGAGAACGATGGCTACGATAATAGAGGCGCGGGCGCCAACTTGAACACAGACGATGATGTCACTGTCACTTTCCTGCCGCTGGTTGACAGCGAACGAAAGCTGTTGCATATTCACTTTCTGTCAGCACAAGAG ATGGGGACGGAGGAGCAGCAGGAGCGGATGCTGAGGCAGTGGATGGACTGCTGTGTTACGGAGGGCGGGGTTCTGGTGGCCATGCAGAAGAGCTCTAGGAGGCGGAACCACCCACTTGTCACTCAAATGGTGGAGAAGTGGCTGGACGGTTACCGGCAGCTTGCCGCTTGTCCAACTCTGTCTgatggagaggaggaagaggaagacgaAGATGAGTGA
- the LOC109059077 gene encoding ubiquitin thioesterase zranb1-B isoform X1 gives MTDFGLKWSCEYCTYENWPSAIKCTMCRAQRHNAPIITEEPFKSSSSLDPQLCTTQLICPDSSARPRVRITDELPETSSKWSCHMCTYLNWPRAIRCTQCLSQRHQGSQHGPLSPSEAPQTSDSGSRPSLVIPDPCEEYNDRNRLNMHAQRWPCSACTYENWPKSLRCVVCDHPKPSSSPEAPQQDSEAESATSPSIVNEQERDNLRTAGGGGVSRGRQRKLSPPTCKGQAEVKIELASGAVGSDNEQEADFKKLKQIRNRMRRSDWLFLNACAGVVEGDLAAVEAYKSSGGDIARQLTADEVRILNRPSAFDTGFTLVHLAIRFQRQDMLAVLLTEVSQQTAKCIPALVCPELTEQIRREVAAALHRRKGEFPCYFFTDLVTFTLPADIEDLPPNVQEKLFDEVLDRDVQKELEEESPIINWSLELGTRLDSRLYALWNRTAGDCLLDSVLQATWGIYDKDSVLRKSLNDSLHDCSHWFYTRWKEWESWYSQSFGLHFSLREEQWQEDWAFILSLASQPGASLEQTHVFVLAHILRRPIIVYGVKYYKSFRGETLGYTRFQGVYLPLLWEQSFCWKSPIALGYTRGHFSALVAMENDGYDNRGAGANLNTDDDVTVTFLPLVDSERKLLHIHFLSAQEMGTEEQQERMLRQWMDCCVTEGGVLVAMQKSSRRRNHPLVTQMVEKWLDGYRQLAACPTLSDGEEEEEDEDE, from the exons ATGACAGATTTTGGCTTGAAGTGGAGCTGCGAGTACTGCACCTACGAGAACTGGCCATCCGCCATCAAATGCACCATGTGTCGGGCCCAAAGGCACAACGCACCCATCATCACAGAGGAACCCTTCAAGAGCAGCTCCAGTCTGGACCCGCAGCTCTGCACCACCCAGCTCATCTGCCCCGACTCTAGCGCCCGGCCTCGGGTCCGGATCACAGACGAGCTGCCAGAGACCAGCAGCAAATGGTCCTGCCACATGTGCACCTATCTGAACTGGCCCCGCGCAATTCGCTGCACGCAGTGCCTCAGTCAGAGGCATCAGGGCTCCCAACACGGCCCGCTCAGTCCGTCTGAAGCCCCACAGACATCGGACTCAGGGTCCAGACCTTCCCTGGTCATCCCGGACCCATGCGAGGAGTATAACGATCGGAATCGGCTCAACATGCACGCGCAGCGATGGCCGTGCTCGGCTTGCACCTATGAGAACTGGCCAAAGAGTTTGAGGTGTGTGGTTTGCGACCACCCTAAACCCAGCAGTTCGCCCGAGGCGCCTCAGCAGGATTCAGAGGCGGAGAGTGCCACGTCCCCATCGATAGTGAACGAGCAGGAACGGGATAACCTAAGGACAgcggggggagggggggtgagCAGGGGCAGACAGAGGAAACTCTCTCCACCTACGTGTAAAGGGCAGGCGGAGGTGAAGATCGAGCTGGCGTCGGGAGCAGTGGGCAGCGATAACGAGCAGGAGGCGGACTTTAAAAAACTCAAACAGATCCGGAATAGGATGCGGAGAAGCGACTGGCTCTTCCTGAACGCCTGCGCTG GTGTTGTGGAGGGGGATCTGGCCGCTGTGGAGGCGTACAAGTCATCCGGTGGTGATATCGCACGTCAGCTGACCGCAGACGAGGTGCGAATTCTCAACCGTCCATCCGCgtttgacactggttttactttGGTGCATCTGGCCATCCGCTTCCAAAGACAGGACATGCTCGCTGTGCTGCTTACGGAG GTGTCTCAGCAGACGGCGAAGTGTATACCGGCTCTGGTGTGTCCTGAGTTAACAGAACAGATCCGCCGAGAGGTGGCAGCAGCACTTCACAGGCGTAAAGGAGAGTTTCCCTGTTACTTCTTCACTGACCTCGTCACCTTCACGTTACCAGCAG aTATTGAAGACCTTCCCCCAAATGTTCAAGAAAAACTGTTCGATGAGGTCCTGGATCGAGATGTACAAAAAG AGCTGGAAGAGGAGTCTCCCATCATTAACTGGTCTCTGGAGCTGGGCACACGTCTGGACAGCCGGCTGTATGCTCTGTGGAACCGAACCGCTGGAGATTGCCTTCTGGATTCAGTGTTACAAGCCACGTGGGGAATTTACGACAAAGACTCTGTCCTGAGAAAAAGCCTCAACGACAGCTTACACGACTGCTCTCACTG gTTCTACACTCGCTGGAAAGAGTGGGAGTCCTGGTATTCCCAGAGCTTTGGTTTGCACTTCTCTCTGCGGGAGGAGCAGTGGCAGGAGGACTGGGCGTTTATTCTGTCATTAGCTAGTCAG CCGGGTGCGAGTTTAGAGCAGACACACGTGTTTGTCTTGGCACACATCCTTCGGAGGCCTATCATAGTGTACGGTGTGAAATATTACAAGAGCTTCAGAGGAGAGACGCTGGGATACACGCGCTTTCAGG GTGTATACCTGCCTCTATTATGGGAGCAGAGTTTCTGCTGGAAGAGCCCTATCGCCCTGGGTTACACACGCGGACACTTTTCTGCCCTGGTTGCCATGGAGAACGATGGCTACGATAATAGAGGCGCGGGCGCCAACTTGAACACAGACGATGATGTCACTGTCACTTTCCTGCCGCTGGTTGACAGCGAACGAAAGCTGTTGCATATTCACTTTCTGTCAGCACAAGAG ATGGGGACGGAGGAGCAGCAGGAGCGGATGCTGAGGCAGTGGATGGACTGCTGTGTTACGGAGGGCGGGGTTCTGGTGGCCATGCAGAAGAGCTCTAGGAGGCGGAACCACCCACTTGTCACTCAAATGGTGGAGAAGTGGCTGGACGGTTACCGGCAGCTTGCCGCTTGTCCAACTCTGTCTgatggagaggaggaagaggaagacgaAGATGAGTGA